The proteins below are encoded in one region of Garra rufa chromosome 12, GarRuf1.0, whole genome shotgun sequence:
- the LOC141347507 gene encoding delayed-rectifier potassium channel regulatory subunit KCNS2, producing the protein MVKERRTWWILDPKDNLLHINVGGLRHTLCSSILRKFPDTRLGQLLSCDSEDDILLLCDDFDVQQKECYFDRNPGLFPYVLHFYQTGKLHIMEELCIFSFSQEIEYWGISEFFLDSCCSYRYLDRKMGRHHKSWDEESDASSVDTSVDEISDLNKDIEHFHEMRFGNIRKCLWLTLENPGYSIPSKIFSLLSICVVLISIATMCINSIPEYQIFDENGNPTEDPTMHVLEVFCICWFTFEVVTRMILAPNHRKFFLLPLNLIDIISVMPIYITIFFDLLVGSESELDNLGKLVQVLRLMRIFRVLKLARHSTGLRSLGATLRHSYREVGILLLYLAVGVSVFSGMAYTAEYEEDVGLDTIPACWWWGTVSMTTVGYGDVVPTTVAGKLAASGCILSGTLVVALPITIIFNKFSHFYRKQKALEASVRNSNSKRLIIRQQSNSEDSPIHGHSNCLEDGETNEDVSFERGIVNFCYEDHPLTNRC; encoded by the exons ATGGTTAAGGAAAGACGCACTTGGTGGATTTTGGATCCTAAGGACAACCTTTTACACATCAATGTGGGTGGGTTGAGGCACACCCTGTGCTCAAGCATTCTAAGGAAGTTTCCGGACACGCGCCTTGGCCAGCTCTTGTCCTGTGACTCAGAAGATGACATTCTACTACTCTGTGATGACTTTGATGTTCAACAGAAAGAGTGTTACTTTGACCGTAACCCGGGTCTTTTTCCATATGTCCTGCACTTTTACCAGACTGGCAAGCTGCACATTATGGAAGAGCTGTGCATTTTTTCCTTTTCTCAGGAAATAGAGTACTGGGGCATTAGTGAGTTTTTTCTGGACAGCTGCTGTAGTTACCGTTACCTTGATCGTAAAATGGGGAGACATCATAAATCCTGGGATGAAGAGAGTGATGCTAGCAGTGTGGATACATCTGTTGATGAGATTTCTGATCTGAACAAAGATATTGAACACTTCCATGAAATGCGTTTTGGAAACATTCGGAAGTGTCTCTGGCTAACATTAGAAAATCCAGGGTACTCAATCCCTAGCAAAATTTTCAGCTTGCTTTCCATTTGTGTGGTGTTAATATCAATTGCCACCATGTGTATCAACAGCATTCCAGAGTACCAGATATTTGATGAAAATGGTAATCCAACTGAAGACCCAACTATGCATGTTTTAGAAGTGTTCTGCATCTGCTGGTTTACCTTTGAGGTAGTAACACGTATGATTCTTGCTCCAAACCATCGTAAGTTCTTCCTGCTACCACTAAACTTGATTGATATCATCTCAGTGATGCCTATTTACATCACTATCTTTTTCGATCTGCTCGTTGGGAGTGAGTCAGAGCTGGACAACTTGGGAAAACTGGTCCAGGTGTTGCGGCTAATGAGAATCTTCAGGGTGCTGAAGTTGGCTAGGCATTCAACAGGGTTAAGGTCACTAGGTGCTACGCTACGG caCAGCTACAGAGAGGTTGGAATCTTGTTACTGTACCTGGCAGTGGGTGTATCAGTGTTCTCTGGAATGGCTTACACTGCAGAATATGAAGAAGATGTTGGTTTGGACACAATCCCAGCTTGCTGGTGGTGGGGGACTGTTAGTATGACGACAGTGGGATATGGAGATGTAGTGCCAACGACCGTGGCAGGAAAGCTGGCAGCATCTGGCTGCATCCTGAGCGGTACATTAGTTGTGGCACTACCCATCACCATCATTTTCAACAAGTTTTCACATTTTTACCGCAAACAAAAAGCTCTTGAGGCCTCAGTGAGAAACAGCAACAGCAAGAGGCTCATAATAAGACAACAGAGTAACAGTGAAGACAGCCCAATACATGGACATAGCAACTGTTTGGAAGATGGAGAGACAAATGAAGATGTTAGTTTTGAGAGAGGAATTGTAAACTTTTGTTATGAAGACCATCCACTGACAAATAGGTGCTGA
- the rhebl1 gene encoding ras homolog, mTORC1 binding like 1 — MPQPKYRKIAVLGYRSVGKSSLTIQFVEGQFVDSYDPTIENTFNKMVSVNGQDFNLQLVDTAGQDEYSIFPQSHSMDIHGYVLVYSVTSMKSFEVVQVLHDKLLDMVGKIQVPTVLVGNKKDLHMERVIKPEEGKKLADSWGAAFMESSAKENQTAVEVFKRIILEMEKVDGNAPSEEKKCAVM, encoded by the exons ATGCCTCAACCTAAATACAGAAAGATTGCTGTATTGGGGTATCGATCTGTTG GAAAATCCTCCCTCACAATACAGTTTGTAGAAGGACAATTTGTAGATTCCTATGACCCTACTATTGAAAACA CTTTTAATAAAATGGTGTCTGTGAATGGCCAGGATTTCAATCTCCAGTTAGTTGACACTGCTGGACAG GATGAGTATTCCATTTTCCCCCAGTCTCATTCTATGGATATTCATGGTTACGTTCTGGTGTATTCTGTCACTTCAATGAAAAG TTTTGAAGTTGTGCAGGTTCTACACGACAAGCTTCTTGATATGGTTGGAAAGATACA GGTACCTACTGTTCTAGTTGGGAACAAAAAAGACCTTCACATGGAAAG AGTGATTAAACCAGAAGAGGGCAAGAAGCTAGCTGATTCTTGGGGTGCCGCTTTTATGGAGTCATCTGCTAAGGAAAATCAG ACAGCTGTAGAGGTTTTCAAGAGAATTATTCTGGAAATGGAAAAAGTTGATGGAAATGCCCCATCGGAGGAGAAGAAGTGTGCCGTGATGTAA